From Pseudomonas sp. G.S.17, the proteins below share one genomic window:
- a CDS encoding phage tail tube protein has protein sequence MPVNTAAGTRLSIGPRLSAKLPALDSAAITLLAAVTYVEVGELENIGDYGDEVGDVTFSALADSRTRHLKGLADAGSVELAIGFDAGDAGQLALVAAQKDRSQFDYPVKVEYVDGLVDYFAVKVMSSRKGVGGAEDVIKRNVTVGINSGIYEVPVPVTP, from the coding sequence ATGCCTGTTAATACCGCTGCCGGTACGCGACTTTCCATTGGTCCGCGTCTCTCGGCAAAACTCCCGGCTCTGGATTCCGCCGCTATCACGCTGCTGGCTGCCGTCACGTACGTCGAAGTTGGCGAACTGGAAAACATCGGCGACTACGGCGATGAAGTTGGCGACGTGACGTTCTCGGCCCTGGCCGACTCGCGCACCCGTCACTTGAAAGGCTTGGCTGACGCCGGTTCAGTTGAACTCGCTATCGGCTTTGACGCTGGTGACGCTGGCCAGTTGGCTCTGGTCGCTGCGCAGAAAGATCGCTCCCAGTTCGATTACCCGGTGAAAGTCGAGTACGTCGATGGTCTGGTCGATTACTTCGCCGTCAAGGTCATGAGCTCCCGCAAAGGCGTGGGCGGCGCCGAAGACGTGATCAAGCGCAACGTGACCGTGGGTATCAACTCCGGGATCTACGAAGTGCCTGTTCCTGTCACGCCTTGA
- a CDS encoding DUF1353 domain-containing protein gives MTIPVGKFDVRPDIRFISRWDVEMRQAMGFNDLVHGLITVPITFVSDLASIRILREICRWCAVTALTGGTLVDSYLWIRAALIIIAVVALAIYGLLVGYGMRASILHDWLYTFGPLSRRECDDIYYRALTTGDGTARWRALIFFLGVRLGGHWSYTKTPTSPGASSLSD, from the coding sequence ATGACAATACCCGTCGGCAAATTCGATGTACGGCCAGACATCCGCTTTATCAGCCGCTGGGATGTTGAGATGCGGCAGGCCATGGGATTTAACGATCTGGTGCACGGACTGATCACCGTGCCGATCACTTTCGTCAGTGATCTTGCATCGATCCGCATCCTTCGGGAAATCTGCCGGTGGTGTGCGGTCACGGCGCTGACTGGCGGCACGCTGGTTGATTCGTATCTGTGGATTCGTGCAGCGCTGATCATCATCGCGGTCGTTGCGCTGGCGATCTACGGCTTGCTGGTCGGCTACGGCATGCGCGCTTCGATTCTGCATGACTGGCTGTACACCTTCGGGCCGCTCAGCCGCAGGGAGTGCGACGACATCTATTACCGCGCATTGACCACTGGTGACGGTACGGCTCGCTGGCGGGCACTGATTTTCTTCCTCGGTGTTCGGCTTGGTGGCCACTGGAGCTATACCAAGACCCCGACAAGTCCGGGCGCGTCTTCGCTCAGCGACTGA
- a CDS encoding DUF3168 domain-containing protein: MSNPSWALQVALFERLSAALTVPVFDAVESGTPYPYVTLDYEAVDNTSPISGKKRESRLFYLSVWSDHQGQAEVKRINAEIAETLDEVKLPLSTGNAVSVRVIRTESNRDADGITYMGSVTLRIITQH, encoded by the coding sequence ATGAGCAATCCAAGCTGGGCGTTGCAAGTGGCTTTGTTTGAGCGGCTGTCAGCGGCTCTGACGGTGCCTGTATTCGACGCCGTAGAGAGCGGCACTCCGTATCCCTACGTGACGCTTGATTACGAGGCTGTAGACAACACCTCGCCGATCTCAGGCAAGAAGCGGGAGAGCCGGCTGTTTTACCTCAGTGTCTGGAGCGATCACCAAGGCCAGGCCGAGGTTAAGCGCATCAATGCTGAGATTGCTGAAACCCTGGACGAAGTGAAACTGCCGCTCAGCACCGGCAACGCGGTATCGGTCCGCGTCATCCGTACAGAATCAAATCGTGACGCTGACGGCATCACCTACATGGGCTCCGTCACGCTGCGCATCATCACTCAACACTAA
- a CDS encoding tape measure protein, whose amino-acid sequence MSGQEVQGMLIRLEATTAQLRQEMDKADASVTKATGRIDSQLSKVDSAFDRVGKSAQTASNVLKGAFALAVGGAGAGALLAQAEAYTTVANRLKLVTSSSAEFTAAQNAVFAIAQKSGQPLGATAELYQRIAQNQDALKLSGKGVAGIVETISKTMVISGASAESANAALIQLGQAFASGTLRGEELNSVMEQAPALSQAIAKGMGVSVGALRALGAEGKLTADSVVKALQAQQGAVDALFGKMQSTVGTALTRIQTSFTKIIGEADAFSGTTSSMADSINNVSKALNAINVPAAMAALEEHGRTLAEILGVVLIAALGRVAAGFAEAGVKAAGNIVTWVQLTAVTRAAAAAKIEETAASASLSAAHVAEAAGNVAVARATEEGTIAKLRLLQGQRDQLAYTAALSVGTAEQAMYTKALAATDLELAAAKRAAQVSSVQLGTALNVESAAMAKDTAATQAATAAKAEFAAISSTAGRAGGALLGMLGGPVGLLFTVAALGASYLALSSHTDTATNALIDQNATVDQSIQKFNELGASQRRFQSIKWAEEQITATESAGASLRKYSADGAEAFLQIGYDANGYRAKFGEMIEEVRKGQRTLDSVTEWARKDAGLTDDKIKKLAESSSAYEETSKKAGDLGKILATVNTANVAATSSTERLTVAQQASGQSDASKAAWDKYIEQLTKTRDLLGANAAAEAAYTAAKMGATPAQAAQAKLIADQTDTLKKYQEAIKEGNKVEQASLKLKLVALYAAEDATAQTAAAQKTSLDEAAKATENSATRQVAALQRIIDQTVRVATGTDMPRQNLSGYGLLTNGGTAPTPPAAPVVTKASPVDRATAAIAQLDATTEANKRVDKAANSAATALKNQAKALDDLLAKSGISTKSANEMAAAYLSGADNVRAITIQQQIEEELLKTGAGARDKVTAAVNALHDAEDRRDVSKNIKELKAEVDGILKQATATLQGKDALEAYNIEKSVTVALAGKNIAVGSEEYKQLVATTKAQLDANKALEQTGQVEGIVDRLSPQTKLLKDFTAEQDALNAAIARYPANAALYQDALAKLGNEYQVNQSKATIWGQMTEGAVDRIDSVFADAWANIGDGAGDLLDKLEKGFKQTLGEIAHMLTTKPLLASISNWLTGTDNGQGLSSVWGKLLGTVGGSSGSSGSGGLGSMADLGKNLYSVWNAITGAGADVAAGWASGGASGAASAGVNYYTGQISQLTGIVKGGVNTLIQTVTGATAAQTAAIIGAEGITTASLAGAVAEGATALGAQFTTGVATTTAATYAAAEAGAAATAASLSGQAASALSSAAAMWPLAVIMGMYQSGKLYDAGVRPDAGEVRDSAGGTALGNIAMTPGVLQAGFLESVDKVLGKVVGGKWAAILSGSTFHQMVWTAVGSKLFGTGYQTKDTGIQLGVENGEFDAKKYTKQKKKGGLISGSSKTRFLIDDLDDETLGTLGSKYNDVVLSAGGLFTALGVKLNESVLDGLNMASRNISTKDATPEWIQEQLDFFFAQLGDAAVVSISKATDAGLSGYSYVGLQAFVKNLQDVNSILGHLDVGLYDMSVSGGFMAEQLSLWAGGIEALNTAGAAYYDAFFTDTEKTNNALSDVRNAFGALSIALPDSRDGFRDMVSGIDKTTESGRQMMLTMFNMSSAADAAYKIIEARQDTYFSGFYSESENAARSLAGITQEFKDVSVALPETRAGFREMVEAAKKDSSAAGKALYETLMSLNGEAASAYDILETKAKSAAEATKTLADTLAGNVTSALSAVQRAVSAEQNALTTAYNARAASLNDMLQTAQSRVSDLTSVSDSLESALKSLNGTSADAVKMMRAQALATLQSALATVRAGGSLAGITGLDDALDVVNANTTNLYSSMDDFARDQGRTANVVAELSAVNGVQLTTEQQLLKTVTAQISDAKLEYDAEMARIDAQLDLAQAQVDKLNGIDTSVLSVKDAIAGLGAAIAAAMAATASAAGAASGYTGSGGAPSASDLNSVYNSVLGRDVDPTGAAYWAGQLGSGAVTPAGLAAAIKADAAKNGEIPAYATGGMISGPGTGTSDSILARLSAGEFVMNAAAVRAYGPGLLAQMNALQLPSFAAGGAPELRYESPTPYSTSKSSSSDEEGGSREEILAALNALTDEVKEQRAYLRQTTLNTGRADTHLDAIRTVGIKVLES is encoded by the coding sequence ATGTCAGGTCAAGAAGTCCAGGGGATGCTGATCCGGCTTGAAGCCACGACGGCGCAGCTTCGCCAAGAAATGGACAAGGCCGACGCATCGGTTACCAAGGCGACCGGGCGGATTGACAGCCAGCTCAGCAAAGTCGACTCGGCTTTCGACCGCGTAGGGAAGAGCGCGCAAACCGCATCAAACGTGCTCAAGGGCGCTTTCGCATTGGCGGTAGGTGGTGCTGGCGCCGGCGCTCTGCTGGCACAGGCTGAAGCCTACACAACCGTTGCCAACCGGCTGAAGCTGGTGACGTCGAGCAGCGCGGAATTCACAGCGGCTCAGAATGCCGTATTCGCTATCGCGCAGAAGTCCGGACAGCCACTTGGCGCCACCGCTGAACTGTATCAGCGGATCGCCCAGAACCAGGACGCGCTGAAGCTGAGCGGGAAGGGCGTTGCCGGTATCGTTGAAACCATCAGCAAAACGATGGTGATCAGCGGCGCTTCTGCCGAGTCTGCGAACGCGGCACTGATTCAGCTTGGCCAGGCATTTGCCTCTGGCACGTTGCGCGGTGAAGAGCTGAACTCGGTAATGGAGCAGGCCCCCGCGCTCAGCCAGGCAATTGCCAAAGGCATGGGCGTATCTGTGGGCGCTCTCCGGGCTCTCGGCGCCGAAGGCAAGCTGACTGCTGACTCTGTCGTGAAGGCTTTGCAGGCTCAGCAGGGAGCCGTCGATGCGCTGTTCGGCAAAATGCAGAGCACCGTCGGGACTGCACTGACCCGTATTCAAACCTCCTTCACCAAGATCATTGGCGAGGCTGATGCGTTCAGCGGCACCACTTCCTCGATGGCCGACTCGATCAACAACGTGTCGAAGGCGTTGAACGCCATAAATGTTCCTGCCGCAATGGCCGCCCTTGAGGAGCACGGTAGAACACTGGCCGAGATCCTCGGGGTTGTCCTGATCGCCGCGCTGGGTCGGGTTGCGGCTGGTTTTGCCGAGGCTGGCGTCAAAGCTGCCGGGAACATCGTCACATGGGTACAGCTGACCGCTGTCACTCGCGCCGCTGCCGCAGCCAAGATCGAAGAAACGGCCGCCTCAGCCTCGCTTTCTGCCGCCCACGTGGCCGAGGCCGCAGGTAATGTTGCTGTCGCACGCGCCACGGAAGAAGGCACGATAGCGAAGCTGCGTCTGCTTCAAGGCCAGCGCGATCAGTTGGCATACACTGCCGCGCTTTCTGTCGGTACCGCCGAACAGGCGATGTACACGAAAGCGCTGGCGGCGACCGATCTGGAGCTTGCAGCGGCAAAACGTGCCGCTCAGGTTTCGTCGGTCCAGCTGGGCACGGCGCTCAACGTCGAATCGGCTGCGATGGCCAAGGACACTGCGGCAACTCAGGCAGCCACGGCCGCAAAAGCGGAGTTCGCCGCGATTTCTTCCACTGCTGGCCGCGCCGGTGGCGCTTTGCTTGGAATGCTGGGCGGTCCGGTTGGGCTGCTCTTTACTGTGGCCGCGCTTGGTGCCAGCTACCTGGCGCTGAGCAGCCACACCGATACAGCCACCAATGCGTTGATTGACCAGAACGCCACCGTTGACCAGTCGATCCAGAAGTTCAACGAATTGGGCGCGTCGCAGCGTCGGTTCCAATCCATCAAGTGGGCAGAGGAGCAAATCACCGCCACCGAGTCGGCCGGCGCCTCGCTCAGAAAATATTCCGCAGATGGCGCTGAAGCCTTCCTGCAGATCGGTTATGACGCCAATGGGTATCGAGCCAAGTTCGGCGAGATGATCGAAGAGGTGCGCAAGGGTCAGCGCACCCTGGACAGCGTCACCGAGTGGGCAAGGAAAGATGCCGGCCTGACTGACGACAAGATCAAGAAACTTGCTGAATCGTCGAGCGCCTACGAAGAAACGTCCAAGAAGGCTGGCGACCTCGGGAAGATATTGGCCACCGTCAACACAGCCAACGTCGCCGCCACTTCCAGCACCGAACGGCTTACAGTCGCGCAGCAAGCCTCAGGCCAAAGCGATGCCAGCAAAGCCGCCTGGGATAAATACATTGAGCAGCTTACCAAGACCCGCGATTTGCTCGGCGCGAACGCTGCCGCTGAAGCCGCTTACACCGCTGCCAAGATGGGGGCCACGCCTGCCCAAGCCGCCCAGGCAAAACTGATTGCCGACCAAACCGACACGCTGAAGAAATATCAGGAAGCGATCAAGGAAGGTAACAAGGTCGAGCAGGCATCGCTCAAGCTCAAGCTGGTCGCCTTGTACGCCGCTGAAGATGCGACAGCACAGACCGCTGCCGCGCAGAAAACATCGCTCGACGAGGCCGCAAAGGCAACCGAAAACAGCGCGACCCGGCAGGTTGCGGCGCTGCAACGGATTATTGACCAAACCGTGCGGGTTGCGACCGGCACTGATATGCCGCGTCAGAACCTGTCTGGTTATGGCTTGCTCACCAACGGCGGCACCGCTCCCACGCCGCCAGCGGCGCCGGTAGTGACCAAAGCATCGCCTGTTGATCGTGCGACCGCCGCCATCGCGCAGCTAGACGCAACCACTGAAGCGAACAAGCGCGTGGACAAAGCCGCAAATTCTGCGGCGACGGCCCTGAAGAACCAGGCCAAAGCGCTCGACGACCTGCTGGCCAAGTCTGGTATCTCGACCAAGTCTGCCAATGAAATGGCAGCTGCATATCTGTCCGGCGCTGATAACGTTCGTGCGATCACCATTCAGCAGCAGATCGAAGAGGAATTGCTTAAAACGGGTGCTGGCGCTCGCGACAAAGTCACCGCCGCGGTGAACGCGCTGCACGATGCCGAGGACCGCCGCGACGTTTCAAAAAACATCAAGGAACTGAAGGCTGAAGTCGACGGGATCCTGAAACAGGCGACCGCTACGCTCCAGGGCAAGGATGCGCTTGAGGCCTACAACATCGAGAAATCGGTGACCGTGGCGCTGGCAGGCAAGAACATTGCGGTGGGCAGCGAAGAGTACAAGCAGCTGGTGGCCACCACCAAGGCCCAGCTGGATGCAAACAAGGCGCTTGAACAGACTGGCCAGGTCGAAGGGATTGTCGACCGCCTGAGCCCGCAGACCAAACTTCTGAAGGATTTCACCGCCGAACAGGATGCGCTCAACGCCGCCATTGCTCGCTACCCGGCGAACGCTGCGCTTTATCAGGATGCACTGGCCAAGCTCGGCAACGAGTACCAGGTCAACCAGAGCAAGGCGACGATCTGGGGCCAGATGACCGAAGGCGCAGTGGATCGCATCGACAGTGTGTTTGCTGATGCCTGGGCAAATATCGGCGATGGTGCAGGGGATTTGCTGGACAAGCTGGAAAAGGGTTTTAAACAGACCCTTGGCGAAATTGCTCACATGCTCACCACCAAGCCGCTGCTGGCGTCGATCAGCAACTGGCTGACCGGCACGGATAACGGGCAGGGCTTGTCCTCGGTTTGGGGCAAATTGCTCGGGACTGTTGGCGGTTCGTCTGGCTCTAGCGGTTCTGGCGGGCTGGGCTCAATGGCCGACCTGGGCAAAAACCTGTATTCGGTCTGGAACGCCATTACCGGCGCCGGGGCAGATGTTGCGGCCGGCTGGGCAAGCGGCGGCGCGAGTGGCGCGGCCTCGGCCGGGGTCAATTACTACACTGGTCAGATCAGCCAATTAACTGGAATCGTGAAGGGTGGCGTCAACACCCTTATCCAAACCGTGACTGGCGCGACTGCCGCTCAGACGGCGGCGATAATTGGAGCCGAGGGAATAACAACCGCCTCGCTTGCAGGCGCGGTAGCCGAGGGCGCCACAGCGCTTGGCGCCCAGTTCACTACCGGCGTGGCTACCACTACGGCGGCCACCTATGCGGCGGCCGAGGCGGGTGCAGCAGCAACGGCGGCCAGCTTAAGCGGACAAGCTGCGTCAGCCCTGAGCAGTGCGGCAGCCATGTGGCCACTCGCCGTCATCATGGGCATGTATCAGAGTGGCAAGCTATACGACGCTGGCGTCCGTCCGGATGCTGGCGAGGTTCGCGACAGCGCTGGCGGCACCGCCCTGGGCAACATCGCCATGACGCCCGGCGTCCTTCAGGCAGGTTTTCTGGAGAGTGTTGATAAAGTCCTCGGTAAGGTTGTTGGCGGTAAATGGGCAGCCATCCTTAGCGGCTCGACATTCCACCAGATGGTATGGACTGCTGTCGGTAGCAAGCTATTCGGCACTGGCTACCAGACCAAAGACACCGGGATTCAACTCGGCGTTGAGAATGGAGAATTCGACGCCAAGAAATATACCAAGCAGAAGAAAAAGGGCGGATTGATCTCGGGCAGCAGTAAAACCCGTTTTCTCATCGACGACCTTGATGACGAAACCCTTGGAACGCTTGGGTCAAAGTACAACGATGTTGTCTTAAGTGCTGGCGGCCTGTTCACTGCCCTGGGCGTCAAGCTGAACGAGTCGGTACTCGACGGCCTGAACATGGCGTCACGCAACATCAGCACCAAAGACGCAACGCCCGAGTGGATTCAGGAGCAGCTCGACTTCTTCTTTGCCCAACTGGGTGACGCTGCTGTCGTATCGATCTCCAAAGCCACCGACGCGGGCCTGAGCGGTTACAGCTACGTTGGCTTGCAGGCGTTCGTGAAAAACCTGCAGGACGTGAACAGCATCCTCGGTCACCTCGATGTCGGACTGTACGACATGAGCGTTTCCGGCGGCTTCATGGCTGAGCAATTGTCGCTGTGGGCTGGCGGCATCGAGGCTCTGAATACGGCGGGCGCGGCTTACTACGACGCCTTCTTTACCGATACAGAGAAGACCAACAATGCGCTTTCGGATGTGCGTAACGCATTCGGCGCGCTCAGCATTGCTCTGCCTGATAGCCGCGATGGCTTCCGGGATATGGTGTCCGGCATCGACAAGACGACCGAATCCGGCCGTCAAATGATGCTGACCATGTTCAACATGAGTAGCGCTGCTGATGCTGCCTACAAGATCATTGAGGCCAGGCAGGACACGTACTTCAGCGGGTTCTACAGCGAATCGGAGAACGCTGCTCGCTCGCTGGCTGGCATCACCCAGGAATTCAAAGACGTGAGCGTGGCCCTTCCGGAAACTCGGGCGGGGTTCCGTGAAATGGTTGAAGCGGCGAAAAAAGATTCATCAGCGGCCGGTAAGGCGCTATACGAAACGCTGATGAGCCTCAATGGCGAAGCGGCCAGTGCCTACGACATCCTTGAAACCAAGGCAAAAAGCGCGGCCGAGGCGACGAAGACCTTGGCCGATACTTTGGCCGGCAATGTCACTTCCGCGCTGAGTGCCGTGCAGCGGGCCGTATCCGCCGAGCAGAACGCGCTGACCACTGCCTACAACGCGCGGGCCGCATCGCTCAATGACATGCTGCAAACCGCCCAGTCACGCGTCTCTGATCTGACCTCGGTCAGTGACTCGCTCGAATCCGCTCTCAAGTCCTTGAATGGCACTTCAGCTGATGCTGTGAAAATGATGCGTGCGCAAGCGCTGGCCACATTGCAAAGCGCCCTCGCGACAGTTCGTGCGGGTGGTTCGCTGGCGGGAATTACCGGGCTGGACGATGCGCTCGACGTGGTCAATGCCAACACCACTAACCTGTATTCGTCCATGGACGACTTCGCGCGGGACCAGGGCCGAACGGCCAACGTTGTGGCGGAGCTGAGCGCTGTGAATGGTGTGCAACTCACCACCGAGCAGCAACTCCTGAAGACGGTGACCGCGCAAATATCTGACGCCAAGCTTGAATATGACGCCGAGATGGCGCGGATCGATGCGCAACTCGATCTCGCTCAAGCGCAGGTCGACAAGCTCAACGGGATCGACACGTCAGTGCTGTCGGTCAAGGACGCCATCGCAGGGTTGGGCGCTGCTATTGCTGCGGCCATGGCGGCCACTGCTTCGGCCGCTGGCGCTGCCTCGGGCTATACCGGCAGCGGCGGCGCGCCAAGTGCTTCCGATCTGAACTCTGTCTACAACAGCGTGCTTGGGCGTGACGTCGATCCTACTGGCGCCGCGTATTGGGCTGGCCAACTGGGCAGCGGGGCGGTTACTCCTGCCGGACTGGCTGCGGCTATCAAAGCGGATGCCGCGAAAAACGGCGAGATCCCGGCTTACGCAACCGGCGGGATGATCTCCGGACCTGGCACCGGAACCAGCGACAGCATTCTGGCTCGCCTGTCGGCGGGCGAGTTCGTGATGAATGCCGCCGCTGTTCGCGCTTATGGCCCAGGCCTCCTGGCTCAGATGAACGCTCTGCAATTGCCGAGCTTTGCCGCCGGCGGCGCGCCTGAGCTTCGATATGAAAGCCCGACCCCTTACAGCACGTCGAAATCTTCTTCCTCGGATGAGGAGGGCGGCAGCCGTGAGGAAATATTGGCTGCCCTGAACGCCCTGACCGATGAGGTAAAGGAACAACGGGCCTACCTGCGTCAAACCACCCTCAACACGGGCCGCGCCGATACCCACCTCGACGCCATCCGGACCGTTGGCATCAAAGTTCTGGAGTCGTAA
- a CDS encoding helix-turn-helix transcriptional regulator produces the protein MTNVIDLKRARDDKNADKDQEFIDFILSQPQTMTAEQCSQARGILGWSQEALAFRSGASVLAISQFETGTRLLRDVTKQAIVFALEAEGLMLIPGHPPMRGENVRGMTPNPRNGKNFHLVE, from the coding sequence ATGACCAACGTCATCGATCTTAAGCGAGCACGCGACGACAAAAACGCTGACAAGGATCAGGAGTTCATCGACTTCATCCTCAGCCAGCCGCAGACCATGACTGCAGAGCAGTGCTCCCAAGCCAGAGGCATCCTTGGATGGTCTCAAGAGGCGCTCGCTTTTAGGTCCGGCGCGTCAGTGCTAGCCATTAGTCAATTCGAAACCGGAACGAGGCTGCTGCGAGATGTAACCAAGCAGGCAATCGTGTTCGCCCTGGAAGCTGAAGGATTGATGCTCATCCCTGGGCATCCGCCAATGCGGGGCGAAAACGTCCGAGGCATGACGCCCAATCCGCGCAATGGTAAGAATTTCCACCTGGTTGAGTAG
- a CDS encoding HK97-gp10 family putative phage morphogenesis protein, protein MARRSSVQGNFKLRGLLRRIGNQMESDLRPAMVQAANLVLATQQRLIPRDPSSSEHIEDELEAFVSKSGLDAQIGIRGKKDNRKFFYGRFLEYGTKQYTRGDNTVAARPAHPWLRPSYDMNREQIVDLITKAVASTLRKAAEAK, encoded by the coding sequence GTGGCCCGGCGCTCAAGCGTGCAGGGCAACTTCAAGTTGCGTGGGCTGCTGCGCCGGATCGGCAACCAGATGGAGAGCGATTTGCGCCCGGCGATGGTCCAGGCTGCCAATCTTGTGCTTGCCACCCAGCAGCGCCTGATTCCACGCGACCCGAGTTCTTCGGAGCACATTGAGGATGAGCTCGAGGCGTTTGTCTCGAAAAGCGGCCTCGATGCGCAGATTGGTATTCGCGGGAAGAAAGATAATCGGAAGTTCTTCTACGGCCGATTCCTTGAATACGGCACGAAGCAGTACACCCGGGGCGACAACACTGTCGCTGCTCGGCCTGCGCATCCATGGCTTCGCCCGTCGTACGACATGAACCGCGAGCAGATTGTCGACCTGATCACCAAGGCGGTTGCTTCGACCTTGCGCAAGGCTGCGGAGGCCAAATGA